In Candidatus Polarisedimenticolia bacterium, the following proteins share a genomic window:
- a CDS encoding (2Fe-2S) ferredoxin domain-containing protein codes for MRRLEPGFEKLILVCLNDRHDGRECCHARGSAEVHARLKAWVKEKGLSRKVRVSKSGCLDQCSQGTTVLVMPEFRWYGGVTLDDLDQFIADHLQHLVGPEAHSS; via the coding sequence ATGAGGCGTCTGGAACCCGGATTCGAGAAGCTGATCCTGGTCTGCCTGAACGATCGCCACGACGGCCGCGAGTGCTGCCACGCGCGCGGCAGTGCCGAGGTGCATGCCCGTTTGAAGGCCTGGGTCAAGGAAAAGGGGCTGTCCCGCAAGGTCCGGGTCTCCAAGTCGGGCTGCCTGGACCAGTGCTCCCAGGGCACGACCGTGCTGGTCATGCCCGAGTTTCGCTGGTATGGTGGTGTGACCCTCGACGACCTGGACCAATTCATCGCCGACCATCTCCAGCACCTGGTCGGTCCCGAAGCCCACTCGAGCTAG